Within the Prochlorococcus sp. MIT 1300 genome, the region CCTTTTGAATGGCCTCTATTAACTGGTTCATATCTAAAAGACCATCTGCACCAGGAAGAAGCTCAGTCAATGTGAAACCTTCTCTTTGCAACCTTCGCAAAGGATCTAAAACAGCTCTGTGCTCGGTAGCCAAGGTAATCAAGTGCCCAGGCCCGCCACGTCTCATTGCCGAGGCACGTGCATGACCAAGTAAGGCCAAGTTATTCGCTTCTGTAGCTCCACTAGTAAAAATCAATCTCTCAGGAGTTGCCCCTAAAAACGAGGCCAACCGATCCCTAGCAACACTTACTGCTGCAGAAGCATTTAAGCCATCAAGACTATGTCTACTTGAAGAGTTGCCCCAATGCTCCGCCCAATAAGGTGCCATTGCCTCCTGGACTTCATCAAGACAAGGGGTGGTGGATTGATAATCAAAATTTAGTGGAGGCTCTTCTAGCAATGCTTCAAATACTCTTCACCTCATTGTGATCATTTCTTTGGTCTCGTGGTACATACATCCAAAACTCAGAACCATAAGAGTGAATTTTTTTATTTTCAGCTCATTTCTAAAAAGAACAATGAATTCTTATAAATCACAAATTTTGAAAAAAGGGGGTGAAATAATAAGCCCAAGGAGCTTAGAGAACCTGAATGCCTACAAGGAATAGTAGAAACAAATCAACAGCGGGGTTGAACCCGAAGAAGAGTATCCCTATTAATAGCTGAAATTTCTTTCAGAAAATCAGAATTTTGAACTAATTTACCCTTGTACCTGTTGAAGAAATACCGTCTAGATTTTCTCAACACTTCTCTGTTTGGTCTATGAGAGAACCGATCCCTGAAAAGCCCAGTTCGACCGTATCACCAAGGCTTTTATTGGTTGACGATGAACCAGGCCTTCGCACTGCTGTACAAGCCTATCTGGAAGACGAGGGATTCGAGGTTAATACCGCAGTAGATGGCGAAGACGGTTGGCAAAAAGCCCAAGAACTTCTTCCAGATCTAATTATTAGCGACGTAATGATGCCTCGTTGTGATGGATATGCACTTTTAAAAAAGCTAAGAGATGATGAACGCTTAGGAGGCACACCAGTTATCTTCCTTACTGCAAAAGGCATGACAATAGATCGGACTCAAGGATATCAAGCAGGGGTAGATGACTATATTCCTAAACCATTTGACCCAGAAGAATTGATAGCGAGAGTGAGAAATGTAGTGCGAAGACAAAATAGATTACTGGCTGAGGCTGCTCATTTTGCAGATGCAGATATGGGGCAAATTGCAAGACAAATAACAGAAATCCGCTCCTTATTAGCTCAGGGAGACTCTCCTCAATCCAAAGAGGTTCAGCTCCACAACTTCACTCCCCGAGAAGAAAGTGTGCTGCAACTTGTTGCAGAAGGATTAATGAACAAAGAAATAGCCAGGAAATTAGAAACATCCATTAGAAATGTTGAAAAGTATGTCAGCAGATTATTTAATAAAACTGGAACATCTAGCAGAACTGAGCTGGTTCGCTATGCCCTTGAAAATAAATTAGTCAAGTAATCATTTGAAATGCTAGAAGAAAATCTAAAGCAAGATTGGCTACCCGCGCAAATGAATAATGGCTGGGCCTATAGTTATATAGTAAAACCAGTTGATAGCGGCTCTAGAGTTGTTTACCTATTAGCGAAGAGATATGGCCATTCCTCAGTAGACGAATGGCAAGGCAGACTTGACGCCGGCGAAATCCTTCTAAACGACATAGTATTAAGGCAAGATAAAATAATCGTCGTAGGAGACAATATCGTCTGGGAAAGACCACCATGGGAAGAGCCATCAATTCCTCATAAATGGGAGGTTGTATTTGATAATGATGACCTATTAGTTATTAATAAGCCATCTGGCCTGCCTGTTATGGCTGGTGGTGGCTATTTACAGCACACACTTACTACCCTGCTTAAAAAGGAAGCAGTCACCAAAAAAAAATTATTATTTCCAGCCCCTGTTCATCGACTGGGAAGATTCACTTCAGGCTTAATAATTTGTGCAAGGAAGCCAGAAACACGAGCACTCTTATCCGCGATATTTCGCAGAAGTACAACTCAGAGTAATTCCATCAAGAAGGTATATCGTGCATTAACGATGATCAACAAGAATCTAGTTCCAGGAAAGATATTAGAGTTAAATCAACCAATAGCAGAAAACAGTCATCCTCTCATAGGAAAGATATGGGGACCCCCAATGAAAGAAAGTAAAGACTACAAAAAGGATTTTAAAGGGCGCCTACTTAAAGCCAGTTCACATATAAAGCTTATAGAGCGACGTGAGGACGCAGACCTTTTAGAAATTACTATAAAGACAGGACGACCTCACCAAATTCGCATACACCTAGCAATGCTGGGTTCACCCTTAATAGGAGATCCACTATATAAATCTCATGGAAAAATTGCACAAAATGCTGTACCTGGGGATGGAGGTTATTTATTACATGCCTATCAGCTAAATCACCTTGAAATACTAGGAGAAAGATACTCTTTTAAAGCGAACCTGCCAAAAAGACTAATCGCACAGAGATAAGATTATGTATTAGCTAAACAGAAGTTTTTGATTTCCTAAACTCTATTAATTTTGAAAAGTAAAATGGAGCTTGATTTAACTTCATTCGTGCGGGCTCAAAGCCGCATTTCCTTGCAGAATTAATAATACCTGCCTCGCGCAGAGTATATGCTCGAGTCGTCTTACTAGGGCCTGGGAAAAGCTGACCTACTTTCTTTAAAAGGGCCAGAAATGGAGTAAAAGGAGCAAAACTTACTAT harbors:
- a CDS encoding response regulator transcription factor, producing MREPIPEKPSSTVSPRLLLVDDEPGLRTAVQAYLEDEGFEVNTAVDGEDGWQKAQELLPDLIISDVMMPRCDGYALLKKLRDDERLGGTPVIFLTAKGMTIDRTQGYQAGVDDYIPKPFDPEELIARVRNVVRRQNRLLAEAAHFADADMGQIARQITEIRSLLAQGDSPQSKEVQLHNFTPREESVLQLVAEGLMNKEIARKLETSIRNVEKYVSRLFNKTGTSSRTELVRYALENKLVK
- a CDS encoding RluA family pseudouridine synthase; amino-acid sequence: MNNGWAYSYIVKPVDSGSRVVYLLAKRYGHSSVDEWQGRLDAGEILLNDIVLRQDKIIVVGDNIVWERPPWEEPSIPHKWEVVFDNDDLLVINKPSGLPVMAGGGYLQHTLTTLLKKEAVTKKKLLFPAPVHRLGRFTSGLIICARKPETRALLSAIFRRSTTQSNSIKKVYRALTMINKNLVPGKILELNQPIAENSHPLIGKIWGPPMKESKDYKKDFKGRLLKASSHIKLIERREDADLLEITIKTGRPHQIRIHLAMLGSPLIGDPLYKSHGKIAQNAVPGDGGYLLHAYQLNHLEILGERYSFKANLPKRLIAQR